Part of the Desulfuromonadales bacterium genome, CGGCGTAGCGGCTCGCCGGCACCAGCATGCGGGTGTGGGCGGTGCAGGTCTGCCCGGAGTTGAGGAAGCAGGCGTTCACCGTCCCCTTGACGGCGGCGGCCAGGTCGGCGTCTTCCAGGATCACCGCGGCCGACTTGCCCCCCAGCTCGAGGGCGACGCGCTTGACGCCCTGCGCGGCGAGCTCCGCCACCCGCCGGCCGGCCCGGGTCGAGCCGGTGAAGGAGATCATGTCCACCTCCGGATGCCGGGCCAGCGCCTCGCCGACCACCGGTCCCGTCCCGCTGACCAGGTTGAAGACCCCCGGCGGCAGGCCGGCCTGGTCGACGATCTCGGCCAGCATGAAGGCGTTGAGGGGGGCGAGCTCGCTCGGCTTGACCACCACCGTGCAGCCGGCCGCCAGGGCCGGGGCCACCTTGGCGACGATCTGGTGCAGCGGGTAGTTCCAGGGGGTGATGCAGGCCACCACCCCGACCGGCTCGCAGATCACCAGGGAGTTGCCGACCTGTTCTTCGAAGCGGTATTCGCCCAGCAGCCGGGCGAAACTCTCCAGCACCGCCGCCGGCAGTCCCGCCTGGATGCGCTGGGAGAGCTTGAGCGGCATACCCACCTCGCCGGTGATGGTCCGGGCGATCTCCTCGGCCCGCGCCGCCACCCCCTGCTGCAGCTTTTCCAGAAAGGCCCGGCGCTCTGCCACCGGCGTCGCCGCCCAGCCGGCGAAGGCGCCCCGGGCGGCGCGCGCCGCGGCGTCGGCATCCTCGGCGGTGCCGGCCGGTATCGACCCCATGACCTCCTCGGTGGAGGCGTTGACGACATCGATCGACCGCCCGCTGCCGGACGGCACCCACTGGCCGTTGATGTAGAGTTTTTCGTAGCGCTGCATGATTACGCCCTTCCCTTCATGTCCTGAAGTTTTACCTGCTTTGCTCTTCGTCGAAGCGACCGTCGAAGCGTGAGGCACGGCACACCCCGCCGACGATTACCGGCCGCCCCTGCAGCTCGGGGTGGTCGCGCTGCTCCACCGACGCATAAAAGGCATCCATGTCGAGATGGATGATGGTGTTGGTCATGACGCTCATTCCTGGCGGCAGGGTTTCATGTATCGCTCGCTGCGATAATCGCTGGGTCTTTTGATTGTACAGCGCTTTCCGGCAAGCTCTCTGACAAAATTCCACCCCTAGCCGCCGCGGGCACGCCGCGAAGATGAGCGAGCGGAGGGTCGGGTTGTGACTCGTGGTGTTGCGAGACGTTCACTACGAACCGAAAAAAGGGACAGCTTAAGCGGCAGAGAGGGCAGCGCCGATGATGCCGGCCTCGTTGCGTAATTGCGCCGGAACGATTTCGGCCTGGACAGCGATCTGGGGGAAAAACCGCTCATGCTTTTTGCTGGCGCCGCCGCCGATGATAAAGAGATCGGGCCAGACCAGCTCTTCCATGCGCTGCAGGTAAC contains:
- a CDS encoding aldehyde dehydrogenase family protein, coding for MQRYEKLYINGQWVPSGSGRSIDVVNASTEEVMGSIPAGTAEDADAAARAARGAFAGWAATPVAERRAFLEKLQQGVAARAEEIARTITGEVGMPLKLSQRIQAGLPAAVLESFARLLGEYRFEEQVGNSLVICEPVGVVACITPWNYPLHQIVAKVAPALAAGCTVVVKPSELAPLNAFMLAEIVDQAGLPPGVFNLVSGTGPVVGEALARHPEVDMISFTGSTRAGRRVAELAAQGVKRVALELGGKSAAVILEDADLAAAVKGTVNACFLNSGQTCTAHTRMLVPASRYAEAAGLAVEAARSFSVGDPFGGQAKLGPLISAEQRERVLGYIRQGIEEGAELLLGGTEPPEGVTKGYYVRPTVFGRVDPGSTIAREEIFGPVLAILTYRDEEEAVRLANDTIYGLAGAVWSADAEHAKRIARRLRAGQIDINGGRFNLLAPFGGFKQSGYGREFGTYGLEEFLEVKSLQL